The following coding sequences lie in one Arachis stenosperma cultivar V10309 chromosome 5, arast.V10309.gnm1.PFL2, whole genome shotgun sequence genomic window:
- the LOC130979750 gene encoding uncharacterized protein At5g01610 — protein sequence MEKVLTKASSLKVGSSWITKKAKEEFTNISEDISTFSSTVEEKAKWIFNKLKGKPLKSLSDLLKEYNLPPGLFPQNIICYEFDETNGKLIVYLPSSCEVSFKDASVVRYATRVKGILSRGKLSTIEGMKTKVLVWVKVTSVTVEGYKSDKVWFTAGVKKARSKDAYDTPRDALRVSEF from the exons ATGGAGAAGGTTCTCACAAAAGCTTCAAGCTTGAAGGTTGGAAGCTCGTGGATTACCAAGAAGGCCAAAGAAGAGTTCACTAACATCAGTGAAGACATCAGT ACTTTCTCAAGCACAGTTGAAGAGAAGGCAAAATGGATTTTCAACAAGCTAAAAG GCAAGCCATTGAAAAGCCTATCAGATCTCCTCAAAGAGTACAACCTACCACCAGGGCTGTTTCCGCAAAACATAATCTGTTATGAGTTTGATGAAACAAATGGTAAGCTGATTGTGTACCTGCCGTCTTCTTGTGAAGTGAGCTTCAAGGACGCGTCGGTTGTTAGGTACGCGACTCGAGTCAAAGGTATCCTTTCGAGGGGAAAGCTGTCGACAATAGAGGGAATGAAAACAAAGGTCCTTGTGTGGGTCAAGGTGACGAGTGTGACAGTTGAGGGTTACAAATCGGACAAGGTGTGGTTCACAGCCGGTGTGAAGAAGGCTAGGTCAAAAGATGCATATGATACACCTCGTGATGCTCTCAGAGTATCTGAATTCTGA